The segment CAGTTTCACCAAACCTGCCTATGTACATGGGGACATCAACAGCAGCAATATTCTGCTAAACGGTGGTTTAAGGGCCAAAATTGCAAACTTCAGCCTTGCAAGAGAAGTGGCGAGTGAAACGAGCAGTGTCACTTTTAGAACTCGGGTTACAGGGTCTAGAGGTTATCTGGCACCAGAGTTTGCACAGACAGGTCAGGTTACTTCCAAGATTGATGTCTTTGCTTTTGGGCTTGTGCTATTGGAACTGATCACCGGAAAACATGCCACCATTACGCTAGATAGAAGAGAAATACTGCTATCCAAAACCGTTGTTTCCATCATGGAAAAAGATAACGCAGAAGCTAAGAACTATTCCTTCATTGATCCTAGGCTTAACTGTGAGAGCCGGACAGAGTTGGCCCTGCGGATGGCTCAATTAAGTGTAGCCTGCTTGACAGAAGAACCAACAAAGACACCATGCATGGAGGAAGTAGTGTCAGTTCTGTCCAAAATTCGAGCAGATATATGTAAATAGGAGCCATTGTcaatttacatgaaatgaaatttCCTTACAAtgaaattgattaaataaatttgTTCTCAAGGTGGGTCTAAAgacaaaaataactaattataaaaaaatgaagaatAGCATTGAAAGCCACAAGGAATGAAAATTGGTAATGCTTCTAAAACTACACTTTAGAGATATCAAAATGATCGTATGTGCTCGGGCCTTCGGTTCTAAAAGGAAAAGGCCGAGCTTTATCTCTTCGAAAAAATGGAAACGTGTTTGAGAATTTGGGGCTTGGGATTTCAATGAGGGAACCTCCCTGTCATCCGAATATGTTCAAGGGTATTTCTAAGACCATATTTATAAACTGCCTGATGGCCTGCTCTGAAACCATCTCCATATACAGGGGAAGCATCTGATTCGATTTGGTGCTTGAAGAACTCCCCAAGCTTCCTCTCGAGTTGAGATCTTTTGCCCTTTTTTAATCTACTGCTCGAAGACGATGACGAAGTCCATGCACCGTTGCTGTCTGAAGCAGAGTCGAACTGGGTAAGTAACCACATGTGTGCTAATACCTGACAAATACCCTCCTCGACATCCTGACTAAGAGTCCGGAAACCTAACAGACAAACAGCATGTCTCACTGTTAGTGTCTACAAATGGAGAAATATAGCATATCCTTTTACTACTTATTATGACGGGAAATGGAATGCACCTTGAAGTCGCATCCATGCATGCATCATCTCATGGGCTAAGATTGACCCAGTCAATAACCTGCATATTCAAGATTTTCATGTTTGCATCAAATACATCAACCTTACTTAAAGTTGCAGTACTAAAAGCAATCAAAATTTGCATCAACTCCTACTGATATGCACGCTTTGTATAAGCGCAAGAAGGATTTGATAAATTAGAAAGATAAAGGAGAGGCTATAGGACTATAATTCTTTAATTCAGTCACCATTGACTGAATGAGAATAAACTCAAATGCAAAAGCAATTAAGGCAAATAAAACAATACCTTGGCAGGCCATAAAGAATGAGAATTGCAGTCACATCACATCGACGAGTTAATTTGTACGGCTCTGTTATCATGTCCGTAGAACGATTTCCTGTCCCCAATCTTGGTCGCCTTCGGATCTGATGATTTCAGGTTGAAGATAGTAAGAAACATTGAGAAATAGAAAAACGAACAATGAACATTTTGATGTTATCAAACATTAGCAAAGTAGAATTCCATATATTCTTACAGTGCTGACAGTTTGTTCCTCGGAAAGGCAGAGTCCTCTAGTCTCTGGCATATGATAATGGCCCTGCCCAAGATGAAGCTTTTAGAATGCAATCATATTAAGAAGAGTCAAATAACTTCTTGTGAGTATTCCCATCAAGCATTCAACATGAAATTTCCATGACATCTCTAGAAGCATGCTCACAGTGCTTCCATAGCAGTCAGACACAACTGAAAACAGATATTCTGCAGTAACATCTTATATAGCTAAGAAGAACAGTCCTAGAAAATACTTTTGATGTCGTTATTTCAGCATTTTTGTCCTTACATTCTTTTCTCCCTCTCTGGCATCATTCAAAGCTTGCCTTTCAACCAGGAGTAAGGGAACTTGCTGCTCCACTTTCATATCTAAGCTTTCATAAAATTCTTGTATATCCAGATAAAGGGGTTGGCATTGCTTAGTATCCATAACTGCAGAGTCCAGACACTCTAGGCAGAGCTTCCGCCCATCATTAAGGGCAACATATCCCGTGTCGTGTGGCTGCATATGATGAGCAAATGCGTCaagctttttctcttcttctcagAAATAGTAGAAGGGTTTGGAAACTTAAATACGCTTAAAAAGATGTGCATGTTTTCATCATACTCACCTCCATTCGTTCGCAGCTACAGCATCGTGGAGTACCGTCATGCTCATGAGACGGGCAGTACTTTTGCATCCAAAAAGGATGTGCCCTATATTCAATAAGACCAGCAGGGTTTGTTGAAATCTGTCAAGAGATGAGTGAGCGCATAAGAGCATTAGAgtcacttttttttttccctctCTATTTCAATACTACTTAAAAACAGTACAGGATAGAGGATTTGGACATGCTATGCATACAGAGGTTTCCTGTATTTTGTAGTTCTTGTAATTCCCATTCTACTACTTCCAATCGTTAAAACTTGGAACTATATCCGAGGATATCAACCATAAACTACACTTCATTGAGGCTATATTACATGATATTGATAAGCATTTGTGTGACCAGATTTATTTAGCACTTGAAATTCATTATTAGGtaagaaaaactaaaaaaacaTACTTGTGATTTGGCATTACCATAAGTTCATTATCAACATATATAATAAATGAACTGAAATATGCAGCAAATCACATGGCTTGAAAAATTCATGCATCGAATGAATTAAAAGCAATACAAATTTATAACAAAGCAAATATTAAACCAATGCAAGAAAAAAAGCTTACAAAGTGGTTGCAGACATCGCATTTTGGATGGTACTGCTCCTTGTAGCAAGATTTATGAAAACGGTAATTACCAGACATAGAGAACTGCAGAAGAAAGCATAAATCTAAATTAGCTTATTCATCAATCAAACATCTAGTGAAGGAACCACATATGGTAACATTGGTAGCCATCAAAATTTGTACCTCATAATCAGAAATTGGGAGATTGCAAGCATGGCAACGGAAACATTCTGGATGCCAAAATGCACTGAGGCAATTTAGAAATCTTCCACAACCAATCTCGGTATTGCAACCCGCACAAAtcctactaaaaataaataagttCGTCAAGGGAGCAAAATGATATGGAATCTACGCTAGCAAATGTCTTTGCATGAAATGCAGCATAACTGATGCCAATGAAAGACAAAAGATAAATTAAGAGGCGCAATAATTCatatttaaaccttattaaatgaGCTCGTATGAAATAGTTATAGTAGTTAATGGCATATTATTTACCTGTATCCCGTCGGAAAATGGACTGGCATAGGTTGATAAGTATTTACATTTTCGTATTGTGGAGGAGGTTCAAAATTCAAGCTTTCTTGTATAGCTCTTGCAAGTTGCTCATCATCCTCTAGTTGAGATTTATCATCTATCCAATAATTTAAGAAACTTAATAATTCGAATTATGACATGTTAGATAATAAGTAGGAAAGAAGATAAACATTTTATTGGGAACTTGTGGCTCATGCCATACGGTACAACTGAGAAGAACATTGACATAAAAACCAGGAAGACACACCTTTTACCCTTCTCCCCTTCTGACTTTCCTCGAGAAGAGATAGGGCAATAGCACGATCTATCCCTTCATTCTCATGCTCCCTCCAAGCATCCTACATCCAAGGTTGAGACAAAGTTATAACAGAAAATATATTAGAAGTGATAACTAAAGTAACTCAAATAATCCAATTGGTCAATTCCTTGATGCAACTACTGTTTTACAATCTAATTGGCCGCATATTTACTATGCAACTTTGCCAAGAGCCACTAAGTGATTTTATGCGCTTCACACCAGTGGCATTACAGGAAACAGGACgggataaaatcataaaaaatagttGAGAACATAGAAAGGGAAACTGAAAACAGTAACAGATGTAAATACCCCTGAGCCTGAAGGTGCATAAAATTGACGATCCTCGGCATAATGTCCATGATAATGTCCCTCTGAAGATTTATGGGCACACCCCTTAAAAACTTTTTTAATCCAATTCATAATGCAGAATGTTATCTGCTCATAATCAATAAGATTTCCACCTGCAAATAGAACATACATTCAAACACAGATACGGCAAGATCtgcataaattttttttaatgcagtaaatataaaatataagccAAAATGAAGTTACACAATTCTTGCTAAGATAGATGAGATAAAAAATGGTTACTTCTAAGTTCTAATTGAAGAAATGAACAAAACTTGGCAGAAGATTCAGCATTCCAATATCAAACATTATTAAAGAAGCAAAAAAATATAATTGGAGAAATGCTAGTAACCGCTATTGTGTTGACTATTGAGCCAAAAGAATTAGTAAGGAATACGATCAAAGTGGATTAAAAGCAGCCAAGAACAGAAGAATACAAAAACAACAGGGGTTCATGCATAACGAACAATTGCCTACAAAAAGTTACATCAATTCAGCTGCATTTGTCTTCAATGCAAGTCAACCCAGGATCAATGATTGCAATCAAAATCACCCACCTGGCATTATTTAACCCCAGAATGTTTAAGCTAAAAACGAGTGAAAAAACGCATCAAATTTCTCGCTAGACCCAATTGCATATAAGGAGAGAGAGCCCAAAAAGAAAAACAGATTCTTTCCAGCTTAGGATGACCGCAAAATCCAGGACATGTAACGAGGGAATTGCAGGTATTTAAAGAACAAAAAGTGAAGAATCAAAACAAGTGGAGAAATGACTCACCTCAAACAAATCAATGACCAGCAGCAAAGGGTGGATGAAGACTGCAGAAGAGACCTATATCAGATAAGATCTCACGATTAACCAaaaaaaagtttcaaaattttcaGACCTATAAAGCTATTTATTCCCCTCTGACccttttcctcttttcttttctttaaaaaaaaaaatctttttcgGTCTTTCTCTTTTGTGTATAAAAACGCAAAGGACAGGGAAGAACAGTGACGGCCTTTTTATTTCTTTGGCTCCAAAAAGAAGAATCTTACCACACCCAAGTCCCTCAAAGAAAAACTAAAGcaaatgaaaaagaaagacatgTCATTCGATACATCATTTAACACGGTGATTGGTGAGAACTAAGCTTAAGAaatattgacaaaaaaaaaaaaaactaagcttAAGAAAAGAGGTGTCTTCAAGTGTACGCAAATTCAAAGTCAAACATGCACACAAAGCGTACAAATTTGATGAGTTTTTGTCATAACCCCCAATGGATTGACGAAGATTCGTCAAACCCAATCGAGTATTTCACCTAATTTTTTTAATCCTAGTGATTAGAAACTTTATTTTTTACATGTAAGGTGCGGGTGCCTCTAATTCTTCCACTCGAAAAACCTCCCAAAAAAAGAAGCAAGCTTTCTTTGGGTGGCTTATGATGCTGAATTTGTAACATGGGTTTAAAGTGAATGCACCAAAAACAGATAAAAAGTTTGGAAGAGTGCACATTGTTTTTGGATTTCAATGAGACAGAGATCATTTATAgataataataaagaaaacataaaagTGCGAAAAGGATTAGTCTCTTTGGTAGAGATTCCAATCCCACTAGCTCTCAAAGAATATCTAAAGACTCCCAAAGTGATCGAAACTCCAATACTGAAACAACTTCTTTTCATCGTGTTTCTCTTTCTGTCATTAATCTCACTTATTTTTTTCTTGGTTAAATTTTAGAAACAGTTATTTCCCTGAAAATACTTAACAGTTTTATATGACTCACTAAAAAAAAGTATATTTTCCCCAGGTTGTATCATTAATGGAATAGCATGTGATTTCTGTTGATTAATATGCAATGATAGCttcaaaaatatacaaaattagCTAGTAAGAACGTCAGCTTATAAGGGTAATGCCAAGGGCAATGATCATATAAACTTGATGATATCACATGCCTTTGTTCTTCAAAAATTTTTGACCGCACCAAATTTTAAAACAAGTGAACGGAAATGATATTCAAAACGAATGATTATGATAATCAAGTTAGGCCAGTGAATTTAAACACCATAAAAAAATGATTGAGGTTTCAAGCAGTGGTTGATAACAAATCATTGTCAACAAAGATGGCGTGGTTGAAACTATTGATAAGCTAATCTCTATTTCCCATTACCATTAACAATGTTTTTTTAGGTTTGGGTTTAAAGTTTACATGtaagacaattgtgaaatgtccAAAAAAACATATGCTCCGCATGAGAAAGGGCAAATGGAAGGATCTAAGCTAAGAATGGAAAAAGTTTAAGCTGCCTTCTAGATATCTAGTACGGTAGTTGACCACTTCTCACATGTGGACTAAATGTTGTTAGGTTTCTAACTTTAATTTCCCAATATACATTGCTGGTGTGCTTTTATAAACGCGTAGTATAAAATAATCCAAGTCTTCATCATCTAAATTGACCGTTCTTCGATTGTGAATTATGGGCGGTGAATCATTTGGTTTTGCCAGGAACTTGCATGCTGACATGAAATGATACTGCAGGGAACTTACaggttcatccattttctctgaAGGATCTAATATCCATTAGCTTGGCACTGCATTATGCTATGGCAGTGTTACCTTTGTTTACCCCACTAGGGAATTCGTAGTGGGTTattatttgctaagtttgaaGCAAATGTGGGCTCTCACAGGCTTATGGTCTGAACTATAAATGTCATCAACTGGTTCATAACAGTGCAAGCTTGCACTGATTTCGTCAGGATCTTCTATCTTGAACAAGATTCGATCGGTCCATGACGGAACTCGAACtgtcaaaattttaatattgcaGATGATCTATCATTTTGAAAGATTGAATCTAACAGAGACCATTATTCAGTTTATATTACCTTGTAACTTGTATCGTAGTTGCTACTTCCTATATTGAACTTATATGTTGGTTTGAATGTAAGTGTTCCTTCACAATATCCATTGAAAATCTGCCATCTCTGGGCCTCCTGAAGGAGTTGGTCTTTGCTTGTAAGCAGCTTCAAGGAATAAAACAGAGAAGTTCAGGCAAGAGCTATGATGAAAAGATAGATTGAGAATAAAATGGCAAGATGGAGCAGAGACCCGAGGAGGTTTCTTTGTATTAAGGTTCTAGCTGGATGTGTATCGATGCCTTGTAGCCTGTAATTGAGATCTCCCAACCAGATGGTGATTTGGGCGGGCCGGGCATAAGGGTTCCAATACTTTGCGAAGAGAGAGTGAGATATGTGCCTGCACTCTGAATTCCTTTCTTCTACATTTCGAGCATGAGCTGCTTAGAGGATAGTATGAATCGAATCACTACTGGCCCAAAATTTAAGGGCTTGGAATGAAAATTTGATATCTTTCTGGACCTAAAACGGGTTTTTACTATGTTAAATTACTATCACAAATCGGGTATGGAGAGTCGAAAATTTATCAAATcccaagaaattaaaaatagtgatagtaattaattttattattatagtaaTAAATTGAATAACCTAGAATTTAATCCCCAACATGTATTTGAATTCAAATACAATGATAATAATAGAATGAAAGtataaaatgattattaataACATAAAGTTACGtgtttatgtaaagaaatttattAAAATCATACTTGTattaaataataaagtataattataatttatatattaattttaaattttattaaaattattaagttaaaattatattatcttcaaattcatcaatgaaatatattaaaatgatttaatattaaataattattaaaattatagttatgttaaaataatataataattataactaAAAGGGTGGAATAGGGTAAAATGGAGATTATCGCTCTTCCACTAGGGGTGAGTTTATCCTACTAGAGGCCTTAAGCCTCAATCAAAATTTAATGCTCTCCACAGAGAGCGTATCAAACAACCTCACAAATGAACTTGTGATGAGATTAGAGGTAAGATAAGGCAAAATATTCTTAGAATCACAACGTATTAGAGGTTCAGTGGGATCGAAAGGGAGCTTAACGCTCTCTTTGAAGCACCACAATCATCTCTTTGAATGATTTTGGATTCATCCAGTGGAGGAAAGATTTCCACCACACCAGTGCTTGGATTTTTCACCGGAGCActagttttaaaaaataaaaataaaaaatctaatgagaATACTTTCCCACTTTAACCTTCGATCGGTTTTAAAAATTACATGTATTATAAAATAACTacaaatttattaattataaaaaaacaaatatattataagtttcattatttaaaaaacataagttttatttttaaaataatctaattgatacatattaacttattatcataaactaattttaatatattttaatattcaatatttaatataatacattttaaaatattatataataatttgttgcttttattatataaaatatatagttTTGAGCTTTATATAATTTAGTAAATATGTAAATTTGATTATTagaaaatttatatgaaataatagatatgttaataaaaaatatgtaaaatataattattcattttacataataatttaatttggtGTCATTATTAGTCATTTAATTTACAACCTCACTATTATAATTACATTTGAATTTAAgcacatatcatataattaattttaatctcaccctataaaatttaatttaacttttaccattatttttaatgttattggaAACAATCTTATTGCCCATCTATATGAATGGAGCTAAGCTCCATTAAATCAAAGTAAATGGATTTGGatgtatttcacatttcatttgtttcattatAATTGTAATTGTACCTACTCATAGATCGGATTATTTGTTTAAGTCCAAATGTCTGTCCGAAATTTGAGAGGATCCGGACAAAAATATTAGGCTTGAAAAATAAGTCTGGACAAAAAAATGATACCCTTTGGAGCTCGATCCATTTTtaatttgtaatgtttttatattatgttatttttatatattatgtaatttataacaaataaaattaaatctataataatactataatataaacattaaaatatgttAGTATAACTATATAgaaacttttaataaataaaataacataaaaatattatttatttaaaaaaagaatACAAGTGAGCTTAAAATGGGTTTGGGTTAactatttataaatatgaattggttttggcaaaattttaggcccatatttttaATAAACTTGGATAAGTATAAAATGTGTTAATATCATACCTAGAACCGACCCATAACCACTTCTAATTGTGCTATTATGGTTCTTATTTGTGCCTTTTATTTTGTTAGTTTCCTATATTTATCATAATTATTCATAATATTATATACTAGattatgttatatatgtatatatatatgctgtGGATAgaaaaattatgtaataaatttattaaaattaatatacaaATTAAATGCGGTTTTAAATGGAATGGTATGGTTGAGAAGATGGAGGTTTTTTGGATCAAGTTGAGAAGATGAAGTTGATGGTTTTTGGGTTTAAATTTCATATTGTTTATCACCGTGTATGTATCTTTTAgaattgtaaaattataaaagaaataaatactattaaaataattGTATATTCAAAAATAAAGAATTTTTATGATTTCATAATTAAATAGAATTATCTTTGATACATTTATATTTGAATTAAGACTTGAATAATAATAGACACTAACTCAATTAACCATAAATGTAATAAAATGATATCTCTAGCATAACAAGCGTGAAAATACTGTTGGAGCATAGCCACCAACCCCTATCAACATGAGTGGTAAAATAGATCTGGAATTCTATGTTCTAATGTTGCCCATAATTGAATAAAAGAGGGAATAATACCGGAGAGATGGCAAGTAATAAACACCATCCTGAATCCTTTGTAGTTGATACGGATTGCCACGGCCCCTTTCTTTCTCCTCATCATTCCTCCGCAGCCTCCCATTGAATGTTTATCCACCTTCAGTTCTAAATTATGTCCGATTCCAGAAATAAGAATATCAATTACCCTCATCTAACATCTTATCTATCTTAATCTTGTATAACAATATAAAAATGAATGAACCTAACACCGGAAATGACAGTCTCTAACCTTTGATCAACAAGTCTGATTTCTTCGGTCCGAACACATACAGTTGCAGAGACTGCATGATTGCCTTCCTAACAAGCTGATACATATACAGCAGCTTCAAATGTCAGTTTATTTATTGATGTGTCgatgaaaataaaacaaaagatttTGCATATGCTTACTCGTGTGTTTCAACTAGAGCATCCTGCAGCAATCGCGCAACATTGTTTCGAGGTACCTCTTGCAACCCGACAACAAGTAGGTCAAATCTCCGGTTGCTACCAACCAGCTCCACCAGATCTTCATATGAGACCTTAAAAGACGAGGATAGTATATAtactaatgaaatagtaattaATGTCGAAATATCTGCACTTATTGATTTGATTTTGCACCGTATATGTTGCTTTTTTTCTCCTTTCATTAATTCATAAGAATACACGATGTGATTCCAACCTGTCCATTCATGTTCCAAGTCACTATGCAAATGTAAAGGTCAGAATTTCTCAAGAATTCCCAAAGATTATCCGCCTCTACTGTCTTTATTCCTTCATGAGCTCGGTTGTTGAAAGAACCCAGAGATAGTTTTCTCTTGTAATTTGATCTTCTTCTGCAAAGCAAGGATATATCAGTAATCTCTTTTGTTTAAAAATAAGAAGTTCCATTTTACGTACTCTTTTCCAGCTTGAATTGTATTGAGATTTCCCATGTGTTGGTTAAGATTACCATCACCAGATGCAAGTACTGAAGACGATATGAATTTATGTGTGGacaaaaaaactcaaaaataaatgcgagggagagaaagagagagacaGCTATCTTGCTTGACTAGGGAACCATATGAGATGTAATGTATAAAGACAGAAACTTTTGGCTTTTTGGCCGTGAAGATTTGAAACCCCCTTCCCCCAAAAAAAGGTCAAAATATCTGAAATCTTATGCATGCATGGATCTCTTATCTGAAAGGCTCAATACCTTTTTCTGTACGAGTTAGGTTGGATGTATTTGACAATATCAGTTGACAACGACCGTACAACAATACCATATCTAACAAGCAAACCGTCGCAAAGACATGGATTGGTTGAAAAAACATATCTTAAACGTCTATACCTAATGAGCTGAAACTAGACTTTTAAGTGGGGGGTCACTGGTCACCCTAAAGCAGGCTCTCTGAATGCAGCTTTTTAATCGGTTTATCAACTTTCATTCTAatgaaccttttttttttctcttgtttGAACAATAATAGAACACAGTATAAAAAATATCACTAAGGGTTTTCTTTACGCTCATAGCTTGGATGCCCTCTTCTACCTACCAATTATCGGTTGTCATGTTTAATGGTATTTAAGCATGAGTCCAAGATATACCAAAAAAGAGCAGAGCCGTAATTAAAGTTGTTGTCAAAGTTATGATTTTCTTGCCAATCGATAGTTGAAAGGAAGGAACGAGAGGTCGATTGAGAGATGGGATTAAAACTGGAATTCAAGTAAACCTTTTGGGTTaaattaaaactttgaaatttcaactGCTTACCCAACCCACCTGAGAATACTCTTACTAGGCCCAATTCAAGCCCGTCAAAGGTTATTTCGTCTCGTATACATGTACAAGAGTACGCCACGTCGCACAGCCCGCACCTACACCCACTGGGGTTTTGGGCTGCGGCTTCGAGCTTCCCCACAAGTTCTAAGTTCTAACCCATCTCTTCTGTAGCTCCGAACCAAGTAGCATCTGCTCCGACTTCCTTTTTCTTCCTGTTCTTTCCTCCATTTTTATCTCATTCCCTCTTCTCATCCTTTCCTTCTCTACCTTTTTTGTTCCATATCCATTTCTTCTTTTCCCATTACAACCGCAAAATATGAGCAACTACTTCAATTTAAGTTCCCATAAATAAAGTACCCCTTTTTTTGTTTTGCCATTTTTCTGATTTTCCATGTTTTCTTTCCCTTTTAGATTCTGTCTTGAAAAGTACCCTTTTTTTGTACTTTATAGAATATTTCAAATTCATGATTTTATTGACATTTAAACATTTTAGTCAAAGGATTGCTTAATTTGCGAACACGGGTTTATAGTTACTATTTAAAGTTTCAAACTTTATTCTGTCATGAATCATTGGAACAAATATCAGTCAAATGTActtgtttatatatttttttcagaTTTCAGCTTGTAAATTATGCGGCGAATTCAGGTCGGCATGGAAAGCTTTTTATTTAGATgtgtttataatttataaaatttaaattaataatagtaaaaattgatatttgacctaaaaatataaaaatttaatttaatcttttaaaaattataaatatataaattttaagttaactattataaaatatatacaatttaatttctcCAAAAGAAATTTCCATGGCTTCCCCTGAGTTTAACTATGCTTATAGGGCATTGAAAGGTAAAGCTTAAAATTGGCCAAATAACTAAACATTATAAGCAATGCAAATGGTAAGTGTTTTTTATTGTCTATATGTCGGCTCTTTTTCCTTATAAAATGTGTTGAACTTTCAGAAAAATGAAGTAGATTTCTCTT is part of the Gossypium arboreum isolate Shixiya-1 chromosome 5, ASM2569848v2, whole genome shotgun sequence genome and harbors:
- the LOC108484473 gene encoding protein DA1-like isoform X3 encodes the protein MNWIKKVFKGCAHKSSEGHYHGHYAEDRQFYAPSGSGDAWREHENEGIDRAIALSLLEESQKGRRVKDDKSQLEDDEQLARAIQESLNFEPPPQYENVNTYQPMPVHFPTGYSRICAGCNTEIGCGRFLNCLSAFWHPECFRCHACNLPISDYEFSMSGNYRFHKSCYKEQYHPKCDVCNHFISTNPAGLIEYRAHPFWMQKYCPSHEHDGTPRCCSCERMEPHDTGYVALNDGRKLCLECLDSAVMDTKQCQPLYLDIQEFYESLDMKVEQQVPLLLVERQALNDAREGEKNGHYHMPETRGLCLSEEQTVSTIRRRPRLGTGNRSTDMITEPYKLTRRCDVTAILILYGLPRLLTGSILAHEMMHAWMRLQGFRTLSQDVEEGICQVLAHMWLLTQFDSASDSNGAWTSSSSSSSRLKKGKRSQLERKLGEFFKHQIESDASPVYGDGFRAGHQAVYKYGLRNTLEHIRMTGRFPH
- the LOC108484473 gene encoding protein DA1-like isoform X1, which encodes MPGGNLIDYEQITFCIMNWIKKVFKGCAHKSSEGHYHGHYAEDRQFYAPSGSGDAWREHENEGIDRAIALSLLEESQKGRRVKDDKSQLEDDEQLARAIQESLNFEPPPQYENVNTYQPMPVHFPTGYSRICAGCNTEIGCGRFLNCLSAFWHPECFRCHACNLPISDYEFSMSGNYRFHKSCYKEQYHPKCDVCNHFISTNPAGLIEYRAHPFWMQKYCPSHEHDGTPRCCSCERMEPHDTGYVALNDGRKLCLECLDSAVMDTKQCQPLYLDIQEFYESLDMKVEQQVPLLLVERQALNDAREGEKNGHYHMPETRGLCLSEEQTVSTIRRRPRLGTGNRSTDMITEPYKLTRRCDVTAILILYGLPRLLTGSILAHEMMHAWMRLQGFRTLSQDVEEGICQVLAHMWLLTQFDSASDSNGAWTSSSSSSSRLKKGKRSQLERKLGEFFKHQIESDASPVYGDGFRAGHQAVYKYGLRNTLEHIRMTGRFPH
- the LOC108484473 gene encoding protein DA1-like isoform X2 — its product is MPGGNLIDYEQITFCIMNWIKKVFKGCAHKSSEGHYHGHYAEDRQFYAPSGSGDAWREHENEGIDRAIALSLLEESQKGRRVKDDKSQLEDDEQLARAIQESLNFEPPPQYENVNTYQPMPVHFPTGYRICAGCNTEIGCGRFLNCLSAFWHPECFRCHACNLPISDYEFSMSGNYRFHKSCYKEQYHPKCDVCNHFISTNPAGLIEYRAHPFWMQKYCPSHEHDGTPRCCSCERMEPHDTGYVALNDGRKLCLECLDSAVMDTKQCQPLYLDIQEFYESLDMKVEQQVPLLLVERQALNDAREGEKNGHYHMPETRGLCLSEEQTVSTIRRRPRLGTGNRSTDMITEPYKLTRRCDVTAILILYGLPRLLTGSILAHEMMHAWMRLQGFRTLSQDVEEGICQVLAHMWLLTQFDSASDSNGAWTSSSSSSSRLKKGKRSQLERKLGEFFKHQIESDASPVYGDGFRAGHQAVYKYGLRNTLEHIRMTGRFPH